Proteins encoded by one window of Amaranthus tricolor cultivar Red isolate AtriRed21 chromosome 4, ASM2621246v1, whole genome shotgun sequence:
- the LOC130810989 gene encoding ATP-dependent RNA helicase DBP3, whose product MEKERKRDKEKDERDKREKEEQQQKEERNPYTHEKHQAPNISEMKPATENAYGGGMYAQDEEVDARPSHPPASLTQSADGPPEAHLRPKRQPPSSGDRDIDITGQSYIQ is encoded by the coding sequence AtggagaaagaaagaaaacgTGATAAGGAAAAGGACGAAAGAGataaaagagagaaagaagagcAGCAACAGAAGGAAGAGCGGAATCCTTATACACATGAGAAACATCAAGCTCCTAATATTTCAGAAATGAAGCCGGCGACGGAGAATGCGTATGGAGGTGGTATGTACGCTCAGGATGAGGAGGTTGATGCTAGACCATCTCATCCGCCGGCGAGCCTAACTCAGAGTGCTGATGGGCCCCCTGAGGCCCACTTACGGCCCAAGCGTCAGCCTCCTTCCAGTGGCGACCGTGACATTGATATAACTGGCCAATCTTATATACAGTGA